One stretch of Filifactor alocis ATCC 35896 DNA includes these proteins:
- a CDS encoding bifunctional lytic transglycosylase/C40 family peptidase: MKLKALVIGGSGLFLMVFSLLLFVAILFSDEQDGGFSNIHYGGVNVSAEVLAHKPMVEKYAREYGIEEYVNVLLAIIQVESGGTAEDVMQSSESLGLPPNSLSTEESIKQGVKYFSELLASRDRLGVDLESVIQSYNYGGGFLGYVANRGNKYTFELAQSFSKEYSDGEKVSYPNPIAIPINGGWRYNYGNMFYVQLVTQYLVTTQFNDNTVQAIMNEALKYEGWKYVYGGASPTTSFDCSGLTQWTYGKAGIKLPRTAQQQYDVTQHIPLSEAKAGDLVFFHSTYNAGSYITHVGIYLGDNRMFHAGDPIGYAYLTSSYWQQHLVRAGRIKQ, translated from the coding sequence ATGAAACTGAAAGCTTTAGTGATTGGTGGTTCTGGGCTATTCTTGATGGTCTTCTCACTACTTCTGTTTGTTGCCATTTTATTTTCAGATGAACAAGATGGCGGTTTTTCAAACATTCACTATGGCGGTGTGAATGTTTCCGCAGAAGTGCTGGCTCATAAGCCTATGGTAGAAAAATACGCTAGAGAATATGGCATTGAAGAATACGTCAATGTACTGCTTGCTATTATACAGGTGGAATCGGGCGGTACTGCCGAAGATGTTATGCAGTCCTCGGAATCCCTTGGTCTACCACCCAATTCATTGAGTACAGAAGAATCCATCAAGCAAGGTGTGAAGTATTTCAGTGAATTATTAGCCAGTAGAGATAGGCTCGGTGTGGATTTGGAATCGGTTATCCAGTCCTACAATTATGGCGGTGGCTTCTTAGGGTATGTGGCTAATCGTGGAAACAAATATACCTTTGAACTGGCTCAAAGTTTCTCTAAGGAATATTCAGATGGCGAAAAAGTGTCCTATCCCAATCCAATAGCCATACCCATCAATGGGGGCTGGCGATATAACTATGGCAATATGTTTTATGTTCAGCTTGTTACGCAGTATCTTGTCACAACTCAATTTAATGATAATACGGTACAAGCCATCATGAACGAAGCACTGAAATATGAGGGTTGGAAGTATGTCTATGGCGGAGCTTCCCCGACTACTTCATTTGATTGTAGCGGACTGACACAATGGACGTATGGCAAAGCTGGGATTAAATTACCACGAACCGCACAACAACAATATGATGTGACCCAACATATCCCACTATCCGAAGCAAAAGCCGGCGATTTAGTTTTCTTTCATTCTACCTATAACGCTGGTTCTTATATTACTCATGTTGGCATATACCTTGGCGATAATCGAATGTTTCACGCAGGAGACCCTATCGGCTATGCCTACTTAACAAGCTCCTACTGGCAACAGCATTTAGTAAGAGCAGGACGAATCAAACAATGA
- a CDS encoding CD3337/EF1877 family mobilome membrane protein codes for MTVAFTLVIAIFLLAMMGTVVQAAGLVDDTINVANEYSRYPLENYQLDFYVDNSWGWLPWNWSDGIGKQVMYGLYAITNFIWTISLYVSNATGYLVQEAYSLDFISATADSIGKNMQTLAGVTPSGLSTEGFYVGFLLLLILVLGVYVAYTGLIKRETTKAIHAIVNFVMVFILSASFIAYAPDYIKKINDFSSDISQASLSLGTKIVMPHSDSQGKDSVDLIRDSLFSIQVQQPWLLLQYNSSDIESIGADRVESLLSTSPDSNNGEDREKIVAEEIEDRNNVNMTITKTINRLGTVFFLFVFNIGISIFVFLLTGIMIFSQVLFIIYAMFLPVSFILSMIPSFDGMSKRAITKLFNTILTRAGITLIITTAFSISTMLYTLSAGYPFFLIAFLQIVTFAGIYFKLGDLMSMFSLQSNDSQSVGSRVMRKPRMLMHAHMHRLQRKLGRSMTALGAGSAIASATGKQGQSGSSGRTQADHTRPDGQEKSTLGKRIGQTIGAVADTKDKIVDSAGNLKEQVKDIPTNARYAVYQGKSKAKENVRDLTSSISQTRADRASGRKEQQEQRRKTIAERRSEMEQVKQKKQPASSVHERPATKQEQSHDGQTAKQSSVQALRMESQQAKQERPAVKSDSSSLKAERQNRTTQERTVQKPATSTTPADRASQRPVTKERPSTVQRVQSQNLRNRPPIKSATIKKGSKKP; via the coding sequence ATGACAGTGGCTTTCACACTTGTGATTGCCATTTTTCTTTTAGCCATGATGGGAACAGTGGTTCAAGCTGCGGGCTTGGTAGATGATACAATCAATGTGGCAAATGAGTACAGCCGATACCCACTTGAAAACTATCAACTGGATTTTTATGTTGATAATAGCTGGGGCTGGCTACCGTGGAACTGGTCGGACGGAATTGGAAAACAAGTCATGTATGGCTTATATGCCATTACCAATTTTATTTGGACAATCAGTCTTTATGTTTCCAATGCGACTGGCTACTTAGTTCAAGAAGCCTATTCCCTTGACTTCATTTCTGCTACAGCAGATTCCATTGGCAAGAATATGCAGACCCTTGCAGGAGTTACGCCTAGCGGACTATCAACAGAGGGATTCTATGTTGGATTCCTCTTACTCTTGATTTTGGTTCTTGGGGTTTATGTTGCCTATACAGGACTGATAAAAAGAGAAACTACAAAAGCGATTCATGCCATTGTGAACTTTGTCATGGTATTTATCCTATCAGCTTCCTTTATTGCCTACGCTCCCGACTACATTAAAAAAATCAATGATTTTTCATCAGACATCAGTCAAGCCAGCTTATCACTTGGCACAAAAATTGTCATGCCCCATTCCGATAGTCAAGGCAAGGACAGTGTGGACTTGATACGTGACAGCCTATTTTCCATACAGGTTCAACAACCGTGGCTACTGCTTCAATACAACAGTTCAGACATTGAAAGTATTGGTGCTGACCGTGTGGAAAGTCTACTTTCAACCAGTCCAGACAGTAATAATGGAGAAGACAGAGAAAAAATTGTAGCAGAAGAAATCGAAGACAGAAACAATGTGAACATGACGATTACAAAAACTATTAACCGCTTGGGTACAGTCTTCTTTCTCTTTGTATTCAATATCGGGATTTCTATATTCGTATTCCTACTAACAGGAATCATGATTTTCTCGCAGGTGCTTTTTATCATCTATGCTATGTTTCTGCCTGTGAGCTTTATTTTAAGTATGATTCCATCTTTTGATGGTATGTCGAAACGAGCCATTACTAAACTCTTTAATACCATTTTGACACGAGCTGGAATCACGCTGATTATTACGACAGCCTTTAGTATTTCAACCATGCTCTATACCTTATCGGCTGGTTATCCGTTCTTTTTGATTGCCTTTCTACAGATTGTGACCTTTGCAGGAATCTACTTCAAACTGGGCGATTTAATGAGTATGTTTTCGCTTCAAAGCAACGATTCTCAAAGTGTGGGAAGTCGTGTGATGAGAAAACCTCGTATGCTTATGCACGCTCATATGCACCGCCTACAGCGTAAACTTGGACGCTCCATGACAGCTTTAGGTGCTGGCTCTGCCATTGCCAGTGCTACAGGAAAACAAGGACAGTCGGGTAGTTCTGGTAGGACACAAGCAGATCACACCCGTCCAGACGGACAGGAAAAATCAACACTTGGAAAACGTATCGGACAAACAATCGGAGCAGTTGCTGATACCAAAGATAAAATCGTTGATTCTGCTGGTAATCTCAAAGAACAGGTTAAGGATATTCCGACCAATGCAAGATATGCAGTGTATCAAGGAAAATCCAAAGCAAAAGAAAATGTTCGTGACCTAACTTCCAGTATTTCTCAAACCAGAGCAGACAGAGCCAGCGGACGCAAGGAACAGCAGGAACAAAGACGCAAAACCATTGCAGAGCGTCGCTCTGAAATGGAACAGGTCAAACAGAAAAAACAGCCAGCTTCTTCCGTTCATGAAAGACCAGCTACTAAGCAAGAACAATCTCATGATGGACAGACCGCAAAACAATCTTCTGTTCAGGCTTTACGCATGGAATCTCAACAAGCCAAACAGGAGCGTCCAGCAGTTAAGTCCGATTCTTCAAGTTTAAAAGCGGAACGTCAAAACCGTACTACACAAGAAAGAACAGTTCAAAAGCCAGCAACTTCAACTACACCAGCAGACAGAGCTTCACAACGTCCAGTCACAAAAGAGCGTCCGTCTACTGTTCAAAGAGTTCAAAGTCAAAACCTTAGAAATAGACCACCAATAAAATCCGCCACTATCAAGAAAGGCAGTAAGAAACCATGA
- the tcpF gene encoding conjugal transfer ATPase TcpF, producing MAYPIKYIENNLVWNKDGECYAYYELIPYNYSFLSPEQKIQVHDSFRQLIAQNRDGKIHALQISTESSIRSAQERSKEEVTGKLKVIAYDKIDQQTDALISMIGENQVDYRFFIGFKLLLNDQEFSMKSLTVEAKNALSDFVYDVNHKLMGDFVSMSNDEILRFQKMEKLLENKISRRFKIRRLDKDDFGYLIEHLYGQTGTAYEDYEYHLSKKKLDNETLIKYYDLIKPTRCLVEEKQRYLKIQQEDETVYVAYFTINSIVGELDFPSSEIFYYQQQQFTFPIDTSMNVEIVANRKALSTVRNKKKELKDLDNHAWQSDNETSSNVAEALESVNELENNLDQSKESMYKLSYVVRVSANDLDELKRRCNEVKDFYDDLSVKLVRPFGDMLGLHEEFLPSSKRYMNDYIQYVTSDFLAGLGFGATQMLGENEGIYVGYSLDTGRNVYLKPALASQGVKGSVTNALASAFVGSLGGGKSFANNLIVYYAVLYGAQAVIVDPKAERGRWKETLPEIAHEINIVNLTSDEKNKGLLDPYVIMKNPKDSESLAIDILTFLTGISSRDSDRFPVLRKAIRAVTNSEVRGLLKVIEELRVEGTQISTSIADHIESFTDYDFAHLLFSDGYVEQSISLEKQLNIIQVADLVLPDKETSFEEYTTMELLSVAMLIVISTFALDFIHTDRSIFKIVDLDEAWSFLQVAQGKTLSMKLVRAGRAMNAGVYFVTQNTDDLLDEKLKNNLGLKFAFRSTDLNEIKKTLAFFGVDPEDENNQKRLRDLENGQCLISDLYGRVGVIQFHPVFEELLHAFDTRPPVRKEV from the coding sequence ATGGCATATCCAATTAAATACATTGAAAATAATCTGGTCTGGAATAAAGATGGCGAATGTTACGCCTATTATGAGCTTATTCCTTACAATTACTCATTCCTAAGTCCAGAACAGAAAATACAAGTGCATGATTCTTTCAGACAGCTTATCGCACAAAATCGTGATGGCAAGATTCATGCTCTACAAATCAGTACAGAATCCAGCATACGTTCTGCACAAGAACGTTCCAAAGAGGAAGTAACTGGCAAACTCAAAGTAATTGCCTATGACAAAATCGACCAACAGACAGACGCTTTAATATCCATGATTGGCGAAAATCAAGTGGACTACCGCTTCTTTATCGGCTTTAAGTTGCTTCTCAACGATCAAGAGTTTTCTATGAAAAGTCTTACCGTTGAAGCCAAAAATGCTTTGTCTGATTTTGTCTATGATGTGAACCATAAGCTAATGGGCGATTTTGTCAGCATGAGTAATGATGAAATCCTGCGTTTTCAGAAGATGGAAAAGCTCTTGGAAAATAAAATCTCTCGTCGTTTCAAAATCCGTAGACTGGATAAGGACGACTTCGGCTATCTGATTGAACATCTTTATGGACAGACAGGTACAGCTTATGAAGATTATGAGTACCATCTATCAAAGAAGAAGCTGGATAATGAAACGCTGATTAAATATTATGACCTTATTAAACCGACCCGTTGTCTGGTGGAAGAAAAACAGCGATACCTAAAAATTCAACAGGAAGACGAAACCGTCTATGTGGCGTACTTTACCATCAACAGCATTGTCGGCGAATTGGACTTTCCGTCCTCTGAAATCTTCTACTACCAGCAACAGCAATTTACATTCCCGATTGATACTTCTATGAATGTGGAAATCGTGGCAAACCGTAAAGCACTAAGCACCGTTCGTAATAAAAAGAAAGAACTAAAAGACCTAGATAACCACGCATGGCAAAGTGATAACGAAACCAGCTCTAATGTGGCGGAAGCTCTGGAAAGTGTCAATGAGCTGGAAAATAATTTAGACCAAAGCAAGGAATCCATGTATAAGCTCTCTTATGTGGTGCGTGTTTCCGCAAATGACTTGGACGAATTGAAACGTCGTTGTAATGAAGTGAAAGATTTTTATGACGATTTAAGTGTCAAGTTGGTACGACCATTTGGAGATATGCTGGGCTTACATGAAGAATTTTTACCATCAAGCAAGCGTTATATGAATGACTATATTCAGTATGTAACCTCTGATTTCTTAGCTGGACTTGGTTTCGGTGCTACTCAAATGCTTGGCGAAAATGAGGGTATTTATGTTGGCTATAGCTTAGATACAGGACGCAATGTCTACCTCAAACCTGCTCTTGCCAGTCAAGGGGTTAAGGGTTCAGTAACCAATGCATTAGCGTCTGCCTTTGTAGGTTCGCTAGGCGGTGGAAAATCCTTTGCGAATAACCTTATCGTCTATTATGCAGTGCTTTATGGGGCACAAGCAGTGATTGTTGACCCGAAAGCGGAACGTGGCAGATGGAAAGAAACCTTGCCAGAAATCGCTCACGAAATTAATATTGTCAATCTGACTTCTGATGAGAAAAATAAAGGCTTACTTGACCCTTACGTGATTATGAAAAATCCCAAAGATTCTGAATCACTGGCAATCGACATTTTGACGTTCCTTACGGGGATTTCATCACGAGATTCTGACCGTTTCCCTGTTCTACGAAAAGCCATTCGTGCTGTAACTAATAGTGAAGTGCGAGGTCTTCTGAAAGTGATTGAGGAATTACGGGTTGAGGGAACTCAAATAAGCACCAGCATAGCCGACCATATCGAAAGTTTTACAGACTATGACTTTGCACATCTGCTCTTTAGTGATGGATATGTGGAGCAGTCTATCAGTCTTGAAAAACAACTGAACATCATACAGGTTGCCGACTTGGTACTTCCCGATAAAGAAACCTCCTTTGAGGAATATACCACAATGGAGTTACTATCGGTGGCAATGCTGATTGTCATTAGTACCTTTGCGTTAGACTTTATCCATACAGACAGAAGCATTTTTAAAATTGTTGACTTAGACGAAGCGTGGAGCTTCTTACAGGTGGCACAAGGTAAAACACTGTCTATGAAACTGGTTCGTGCTGGACGTGCTATGAACGCTGGGGTATATTTCGTGACCCAGAATACAGATGACCTTTTAGATGAAAAGCTGAAAAATAATCTTGGTTTGAAATTTGCGTTCCGCTCTACTGACCTTAACGAGATTAAAAAGACCCTTGCCTTTTTCGGCGTTGACCCAGAGGACGAAAATAATCAGAAGCGATTGCGTGATTTGGAAAATGGACAGTGCCTTATCAGTGATTTATATGGTCGTGTCGGTGTGATACAGTTCCACCCTGTATTTGAAGAACTGCTCCATGCCTTTGATACCAGACCGCCTGTGCGAAAAGAGGTGTAA
- a CDS encoding conjugal transfer protein — protein MKKIRSYTSIWSVEKVLYSINDFRLPFPITFTQMTWFVVSLFAVMILGNLPPLSMIEGAFLKYFGIPVAFTWFMSTKTFDGKKPYGFLKSVIAYALRPKLTYAGKKVTLGRNQPQEAITTVRSEFYGISN, from the coding sequence ATGAAGAAAATACGAAGCTATACCAGTATTTGGTCTGTTGAGAAAGTGCTGTACTCCATCAACGATTTTAGACTTCCGTTTCCCATAACCTTTACGCAAATGACGTGGTTTGTCGTGTCACTGTTTGCGGTTATGATACTTGGCAACTTGCCACCTCTTTCCATGATTGAGGGAGCATTTCTCAAATATTTTGGAATTCCTGTGGCTTTCACATGGTTTATGTCTACAAAAACCTTTGATGGTAAAAAGCCTTATGGATTTTTGAAGTCTGTCATTGCTTATGCACTGCGACCAAAGCTGACCTATGCAGGGAAAAAAGTAACCCTTGGCAGAAACCAGCCACAAGAAGCCATTACGACAGTTAGGAGTGAATTTTATGGCATATCCAATTAA
- a CDS encoding antirestriction protein ArdA gives MDDMQVYIANLGKYNEGELVGAWFTFPIDFEEVKEKIGLNDEYEEYAIHDYELPFTVDEYTSIGELNRLWEMVSELPEELQSELSALLTHFSSIEELSEHQEDIIIHSDCDDMADVARYYIEETGVLGEVPTSLQNYIDYESYGRDLEISGTFITTNYGIFEIVY, from the coding sequence ATGGACGATATGCAAGTCTATATTGCCAACTTAGGTAAATACAATGAAGGAGAATTAGTCGGTGCTTGGTTTACCTTTCCCATTGATTTTGAAGAAGTCAAAGAGAAAATCGGCTTGAATGATGAATACGAGGAATACGCCATTCACGATTATGAGTTACCCTTTACGGTTGACGAATACACTTCTATTGGCGAACTCAATCGCCTATGGGAAATGGTATCGGAGTTGCCAGAGGAACTACAATCCGAGCTATCTGCTCTGCTCACTCATTTTTCAAGTATTGAGGAACTAAGCGAACATCAAGAGGATATTATCATTCACTCGGATTGTGATGATATGGCAGATGTCGCACGTTACTACATTGAAGAAACTGGAGTATTGGGCGAAGTGCCAACCAGTCTTCAAAACTATATTGATTACGAATCCTATGGTCGTGATTTAGAAATTTCGGGAACTTTTATCACAACCAATTATGGGATTTTTGAAATCGTCTATTGA
- the mobT gene encoding MobT family relaxase — MNEQTLIQHLKEKRLAYGLSQNRLAIATGITRQYLSDIETGKVKPSDELQQSLWETLERFNPDAPLEMLFDYVRIRFPTMDVQHVVEEILQLKLSYFLHEDYGFYSYSEHYALGDIFVLCSHEIDKGVLVELKGRGCRQFESYLLAQQRSWYEFFMDALVAGGVMKRLDLAINDKTGILNIPTLTEKCLQEECISVFRSFKSYRSGELVRKDEKECMGNTLYIGSLQSEVYFCIYEKDYEQYKKNDIPIEDAEVKNRFEIRLKNERAYYAVRDLLVYDNPEHTAFKIINRYIRFVDKDDSKARSDWKLNEEWAWFIGNNRERLKLTTKPEPYSFQRTLNWLSHQVAPTLKVAITLDEINQTQVVKDILDHAKLTDRHKQILKQQSVKEQDVITTKK, encoded by the coding sequence CTGAATGAACAAACTTTGATACAGCATTTAAAGGAAAAACGGTTGGCTTATGGGCTATCTCAAAACCGACTGGCTATTGCTACAGGCATTACAAGGCAATATCTTAGCGACATTGAAACTGGCAAGGTTAAGCCATCAGACGAGTTGCAACAATCCCTTTGGGAAACTCTGGAACGCTTCAATCCCGATGCCCCACTTGAAATGCTCTTTGACTATGTAAGGATTCGCTTTCCCACAATGGACGTACAGCATGTGGTTGAAGAAATATTGCAATTGAAACTTTCCTATTTTCTTCATGAAGACTATGGCTTTTATTCTTATTCAGAACATTATGCCTTAGGCGATATATTCGTTCTCTGCTCTCATGAGATAGACAAAGGTGTTCTGGTGGAATTAAAAGGTCGTGGGTGCAGACAATTTGAAAGCTATCTTCTAGCACAACAAAGAAGCTGGTATGAGTTCTTTATGGACGCTTTGGTGGCTGGTGGCGTGATGAAACGCCTTGACCTTGCCATCAACGATAAAACAGGGATTTTGAATATTCCCACACTGACGGAAAAATGCCTACAGGAAGAGTGTATTTCGGTGTTCCGCAGTTTCAAGAGCTATCGCAGTGGCGAACTGGTACGCAAAGATGAAAAGGAATGTATGGGAAACACGCTTTATATCGGTTCATTACAAAGCGAAGTCTATTTCTGTATCTATGAAAAGGACTATGAGCAGTACAAGAAAAATGATATTCCCATTGAAGACGCAGAGGTTAAAAACCGTTTTGAAATCCGACTAAAAAATGAGCGTGCCTATTATGCAGTACGTGATTTACTTGTCTATGATAATCCAGAGCATACAGCTTTTAAGATTATCAATCGGTATATCCGCTTTGTGGATAAGGACGATTCAAAAGCACGTTCCGATTGGAAACTCAATGAAGAATGGGCATGGTTTATTGGAAACAATCGTGAACGATTAAAGCTAACCACAAAACCAGAGCCTTACTCTTTCCAAAGGACACTAAACTGGCTATCTCATCAAGTCGCCCCGACCTTAAAGGTTGCTATTACACTTGATGAAATTAACCAGACGCAGGTTGTGAAAGACATTCTCGACCATGCGAAACTGACAGACCGACACAAGCAGATTTTAAAGCAACAGTCGGTAAAAGAACAGGACGTGATAACGACAAAAAAATAA